In Candidatus Hamiltonella defensa 5AT (Acyrthosiphon pisum), one genomic interval encodes:
- a CDS encoding HU family DNA-binding protein gives MNKTELIEQVRDKSGLTKAQSTEAVTAVFSSIIEALGKKEPVQIIRFGTFKVRHRKERISRNPKTGEKIKTPAREVAVFSAGKSLKDSVHLQAPKQTKVAKKSKSGAKKKSSSLSSRKK, from the coding sequence ATGAATAAAACTGAGTTAATTGAGCAAGTCCGAGACAAGTCTGGCCTGACGAAGGCGCAATCAACCGAGGCGGTCACCGCTGTTTTTTCGAGTATTATCGAAGCATTGGGGAAAAAAGAGCCGGTGCAAATCATCAGATTTGGGACTTTTAAAGTCCGCCATCGCAAAGAGCGGATATCTCGTAATCCCAAAACGGGTGAAAAAATCAAAACCCCTGCTCGTGAAGTCGCTGTGTTTTCTGCGGGGAAAAGTCTGAAAGACTCCGTTCATTTACAAGCGCCCAAACAAACTAAAGTGGCTAAAAAATCAAAAAGCGGAGCGAAGAAAAAGTCATCGTCCTTGTCATCTAGGAAAAAGTGA
- a CDS encoding group II intron reverse transcriptase, which produces MKPSKESIKRYRQQMRMTWKRIIGMPTKEGIMQLNEKIIGWCNYYRIGASKQTFSAIDQWMWIRQCRYLYRRHPNKHWWWRRKHYLGKIPGREDYSVFMDKSNGGFLWKHAWTKIQRHWLVTKNASPDNPELRDYWRHRQARKQPFIYGVKVNLYKRQKGYCPLCDQELDNGEQLHVHNIQPKAEGGDNKLANLRLLHANCHRQLHSKKGKMLKSVSCVSRMRGNSHVRFLREWALSACLPNQSKPEKLMAFRLLRYAVAAMQRHLEQGNDTLPVVVPVILPWRNESLPVQSGLVRLF; this is translated from the coding sequence ATGAAACCGTCAAAGGAGTCGATTAAAAGGTACAGACAGCAAATGAGAATGACCTGGAAAAGGATCATTGGCATGCCGACAAAAGAAGGCATAATGCAGCTGAATGAAAAAATAATAGGATGGTGTAATTACTATCGTATTGGTGCGTCAAAACAGACATTCAGTGCAATAGACCAATGGATGTGGATTCGCCAATGTAGATATCTGTATCGACGTCATCCCAATAAACATTGGTGGTGGCGAAGAAAACACTATTTAGGCAAGATACCAGGTAGAGAAGACTATTCAGTATTTATGGATAAATCAAACGGTGGATTTCTCTGGAAGCATGCATGGACAAAAATACAGCGTCATTGGCTAGTTACCAAGAATGCTTCCCCCGATAATCCTGAATTGCGTGATTATTGGCGTCATAGGCAGGCACGTAAGCAGCCTTTTATTTACGGTGTCAAAGTTAACCTCTATAAGCGACAGAAAGGTTATTGTCCTCTCTGTGATCAAGAGCTGGACAATGGTGAACAATTACATGTTCATAATATTCAGCCCAAAGCTGAAGGGGGTGATAACAAGCTAGCTAATTTAAGATTGTTACATGCTAATTGCCACAGACAATTACATAGCAAAAAAGGAAAAATGTTGAAGTCAGTAAGTTGCGTGAGCCGTATGCGGGGTAACTCGCACGTACGGTTCTTGAGGGAGTGGGCACTTTCGGCCTGCTTACCTAATCAGAGCAAACCTGAAAAACTGATGGCGTTTAGGCTTTTGAGGTATGCGGTGGCAGCCATGCAACGGCACCTGGAGCAGGGCAACGACACCTTGCCGGTGGTCGTGCCAGTTATTCTACCATGGAGAAACGAGTCCTTACCCGTACAGTCTGGATTGGTTCGATTATTTTGA
- a CDS encoding reverse transcriptase N-terminal domain-containing protein: MSMTNVINQNHEQLEWHAINWRVVTTMINNLRQRIYRASATGDLKKVRNLQKLMMKSRANHLLAIRKVTQINRGKHTAGVDNQVIDDHKGREHLYKLLSQTTSEKIYPVKRVYIAKRIGKSALLGSQLFSNDVNKR; this comes from the coding sequence ATGTCAATGACAAACGTAATAAATCAAAACCATGAACAACTGGAATGGCACGCCATCAACTGGCGTGTTGTGACAACCATGATTAATAATCTAAGACAAAGGATATATAGGGCTTCAGCAACAGGTGACTTAAAGAAAGTCAGAAATTTGCAAAAACTCATGATGAAATCAAGAGCTAATCATCTTCTGGCTATCAGGAAAGTCACACAGATCAATCGGGGAAAACACACAGCTGGAGTAGATAATCAGGTCATTGATGACCATAAAGGACGAGAACACCTTTATAAGTTATTAAGCCAAACAACTTCAGAAAAGATTTATCCAGTAAAACGGGTCTACATAGCAAAAAGAATAGGAAAAAGCGCCCTCTTGGGATCCCAACTATTCTCGAACGATGTAAACAAGCGATAG
- a CDS encoding Rpn family recombination-promoting nuclease/putative transposase: MKMFLPHDALFKQFLGDIALARNFFEVHLPADVLSQVCLSSLKRVSGSFVEPTLKQSHSDMVYSFETPTGKDGYLYCLLEHVRRESCTTEVP; this comes from the coding sequence ATGAAAATGTTTCTGCCGCACGACGCTTTGTTTAAGCAGTTTTTGGGAGATATTGCCCTCGCCCGCAATTTTTTTGAAGTGCATCTTCCGGCGGATGTTTTGAGTCAAGTCTGCCTGTCTTCGTTGAAAAGGGTGTCGGGTTCTTTTGTTGAGCCGACTTTGAAGCAATCTCATTCCGATATGGTGTATTCGTTTGAAACCCCGACGGGAAAGGACGGGTATTTATATTGTTTGCTGGAGCACGTGCGACGTGAAAGTTGCACCACAGAAGTCCCTTGA
- a CDS encoding Rpn family recombination-promoting nuclease/putative transposase, translating into MDWFDYFDDKEAARRLDSEPFTLVDVTVIPEEDILKHGMIAWLELVQKLVRVRDMMDIAPYLIRLDKRFPLNDDLFKSLLYYLFQEGETASRPLFFEALSSTTQRENVMTIAEELRKEGLEEGLKQGIQQGKEEGLKQATLTIAKKLMADGESPEKIQKYTGLPVEDIARLFH; encoded by the coding sequence CTGGATTGGTTCGATTATTTTGATGACAAAGAAGCCGCGCGGAGATTAGATTCTGAGCCTTTTACTTTGGTAGATGTGACGGTTATTCCCGAAGAAGACATTCTGAAGCATGGGATGATTGCCTGGCTTGAACTGGTCCAGAAACTGGTCCGAGTTCGTGACATGATGGACATCGCGCCTTATCTTATTCGTCTGGATAAGCGTTTCCCGTTAAACGATGACCTGTTTAAAAGTTTGTTGTATTATCTCTTTCAAGAGGGAGAAACGGCCTCTCGCCCGTTATTTTTTGAGGCCCTTTCTTCGACCACTCAACGGGAGAATGTGATGACGATAGCAGAAGAGCTGAGAAAGGAAGGCTTAGAAGAAGGTTTAAAACAGGGGATACAGCAGGGTAAAGAAGAGGGCCTGAAACAGGCTACCCTGACCATCGCCAAAAAGCTGATGGCCGATGGAGAAAGTCCAGAAAAAATCCAAAAATATACGGGGCTACCTGTGGAAGACATCGCTCGGTTATTTCATTGA